The following are encoded in a window of Paenibacillaceae bacterium GAS479 genomic DNA:
- a CDS encoding dihydroorotate oxidase A, translated as MLYQSFAKPVFFRMDPEKAHHLVIDGLHQAARVPGMTSVLGSMYGVPDMAELRTELLGLSFRHPVGLAAGLDKNAKSVEGFSSVGFSFMEVGTVTPKAQSGNELPRLFRLPSDEALINRMGFNNDGTTAMAARLGALRQRKIPVFVNIGKNKATPNELAHEDYITCIRDLYAHADLFVVNISSPNTPDLRALQHGDELRVLLAAVTEEIRAQGRKAGAPAKPVLVKIAPDMTGEQLELTAETIASSGVNGIIATNTTLSREGLTHVNERETGGLSGRPLRERSTEVISELYRLTGGKLPIIGSGGIFTAEDAYAKIRAGASLVEIYTSMIYRGPGVIKEIAIGLRELLRKDGYTRITEAIGADHQ; from the coding sequence TTGCTTTACCAATCATTTGCCAAGCCAGTATTTTTCCGCATGGACCCGGAGAAAGCGCATCATCTTGTCATTGATGGCCTGCATCAGGCGGCACGAGTGCCTGGTATGACCTCTGTGCTTGGGAGCATGTACGGAGTGCCTGACATGGCGGAGCTGCGTACCGAGCTGTTGGGCCTGAGCTTTCGTCATCCCGTCGGGCTAGCAGCAGGCTTAGACAAAAACGCTAAGTCTGTTGAAGGATTTTCCAGTGTCGGATTCAGCTTCATGGAAGTCGGCACGGTGACGCCGAAGGCTCAGTCTGGCAATGAACTGCCAAGACTGTTCCGATTGCCCTCTGACGAGGCGCTCATCAATCGGATGGGTTTCAACAATGACGGAACGACGGCCATGGCGGCTAGACTCGGCGCTTTGCGTCAGCGCAAAATTCCGGTGTTTGTCAATATCGGCAAAAACAAAGCGACGCCGAACGAGCTCGCTCACGAAGACTACATAACTTGTATTCGGGATTTATATGCTCATGCTGATCTTTTTGTGGTCAATATCAGCTCTCCCAATACTCCGGACCTTCGCGCACTGCAACATGGCGATGAGCTGCGTGTCTTGTTGGCTGCTGTAACGGAAGAAATAAGAGCACAGGGCCGCAAAGCGGGAGCGCCAGCCAAGCCGGTGCTGGTCAAAATCGCGCCTGATATGACGGGTGAACAGCTCGAGCTCACGGCAGAGACGATTGCCAGCAGCGGAGTAAACGGAATTATCGCGACGAACACAACGCTTAGCCGGGAAGGCTTGACCCATGTCAATGAGCGGGAGACCGGCGGGCTGAGCGGACGTCCGCTTCGGGAGCGGTCTACAGAGGTCATTTCCGAGTTGTACCGGTTGACTGGAGGCAAGCTGCCGATCATCGGATCAGGCGGCATTTTCACAGCAGAGGATGCATATGCCAAGATTCGAGCAGGTGCTTCGCTGGTGGAGATATACACATCGATGATTTACCGGGGACCGGGGGTCATCAAGGAAATTGCGATCGGGCTGAGAGAGCTTCTGCGCAAGGACGGTTATACAAGGATTACCGAAGCAATCGGCGCCGATCATCAATGA
- a CDS encoding BadF-type ATPase, which produces MSYYLGVDAGGTKTFALITDVAGRPLGKGMAQNGNHQNGYEDARSNLDTAVSQALSEAGLSIADLTHAYFGLAGADRATDFDILHPLIQSIGFKDRYSIVCDTIIGLRAGTQHPYGVSVICGTGVNCAGTNPQGETYQCGGFSYMYGDYGGGGGLCIEVFRSVIRSWDGREEPTLLTPMLLEMLGYSSVEEMFHDYLDHNLTVPTDAVRLLFRAATEGDAVAIRILSHQGEELALSVKAVIERLGMGNIAFDVVLAGSLLTRGDIGWISGPIASTLSRIAPQAALVKLDVEPVIGAIWGALDADKVEITTEMYARMREYREFSDIPIDTSNEKRD; this is translated from the coding sequence ATGAGCTATTACCTTGGCGTTGATGCCGGGGGAACAAAAACCTTCGCCCTTATCACGGATGTCGCAGGACGGCCACTCGGCAAAGGAATGGCCCAGAACGGCAATCACCAAAATGGATATGAAGACGCTCGCAGCAATCTGGATACCGCCGTCTCCCAAGCGCTCAGCGAGGCTGGCCTCAGCATTGCTGATCTAACACATGCCTACTTCGGCTTGGCTGGAGCTGACCGGGCAACCGACTTTGACATCCTGCATCCGCTAATCCAGAGCATCGGCTTCAAAGATCGTTATTCAATAGTCTGCGACACGATTATCGGATTGCGTGCCGGAACCCAGCATCCTTACGGGGTGTCGGTCATCTGCGGCACAGGCGTCAACTGTGCAGGCACAAATCCGCAGGGTGAGACGTATCAATGTGGCGGCTTCAGCTATATGTACGGCGATTACGGCGGCGGCGGGGGATTATGTATTGAAGTGTTTCGCTCCGTTATACGATCCTGGGACGGCCGCGAAGAGCCAACGTTGTTGACTCCGATGCTGCTTGAGATGCTCGGTTACAGCTCTGTCGAGGAGATGTTCCACGACTATTTGGACCACAACCTAACCGTGCCTACAGATGCCGTTCGACTGCTTTTCCGCGCGGCTACCGAAGGTGATGCTGTAGCGATCCGCATTCTGAGCCATCAAGGAGAGGAACTGGCGCTCTCTGTAAAAGCCGTAATCGAGCGGCTTGGCATGGGGAACATTGCCTTTGATGTCGTCTTGGCTGGCAGTCTGCTCACTCGCGGCGACATAGGCTGGATCAGTGGTCCGATCGCTTCCACACTGAGTCGAATCGCTCCGCAGGCAGCTCTCGTCAAGCTCGATGTTGAGCCCGTTATCGGCGCAATCTGGGGTGCGCTTGATGCTGACAAGGTGGAAATAACAACAGAGATGTACGCGCGCATGCGAGAATACCGAGAGTTCAGTGACATTCCGATAGACACTTCCAACGAAAAGAGGGATTAA
- a CDS encoding pseudouridine synthase: MSKRIRLDKLLSSMGHGSRAEIKRVIKAGRATVDGKPEKDFGRIINPDLQIVALDGETVLYRDKIYLMLHKPSGVISATEDSRERTVIDLLEQEDRVLGPFPVGRLDKDTEGLLLLTNDGQLAHELLSPRKHVPKTYEALVRGPEPVGEWEMERFRQGVELDDGYVTLPAELEVLSWKPQEPDVEAGWGEGSSLDGAAEVDNNAGVDVANSESNRDAAEDALYAGEEEDADADKFVEDSEADEEAGEITEGAGAAIISSIRLTIHEGKFHQVKRMFQAVGGKVIYLKRVSMGPLVLDEELPIGSYRELTEDELRQLQPEALKEAKR; encoded by the coding sequence ATGAGCAAAAGAATAAGACTGGACAAGCTGTTGTCGAGCATGGGACATGGTTCCAGGGCAGAGATCAAAAGGGTCATCAAAGCAGGTCGGGCCACTGTGGACGGCAAACCGGAGAAAGACTTCGGAAGAATTATTAATCCTGATCTTCAAATTGTAGCGCTTGACGGGGAGACGGTGTTGTACAGAGATAAAATCTATCTGATGCTACACAAGCCTTCAGGTGTGATTTCGGCAACGGAGGACAGCCGTGAGCGTACAGTGATTGACCTATTAGAACAAGAGGACCGAGTGCTTGGGCCTTTTCCCGTTGGGAGATTGGATAAGGATACGGAAGGACTGCTGTTACTCACCAATGATGGACAGCTGGCGCATGAGCTGCTTTCTCCGCGCAAACATGTGCCTAAAACGTACGAAGCGCTTGTCCGCGGACCGGAGCCGGTGGGTGAATGGGAAATGGAACGATTCCGCCAAGGTGTGGAGTTGGATGATGGTTATGTGACTCTTCCAGCGGAGCTGGAGGTTTTGTCCTGGAAGCCGCAGGAGCCGGATGTGGAAGCAGGTTGGGGCGAAGGTAGCAGCTTGGATGGGGCCGCTGAAGTGGACAATAATGCCGGAGTAGACGTGGCTAACAGCGAGTCGAACCGGGATGCAGCGGAAGACGCTCTCTATGCGGGTGAAGAGGAAGATGCCGATGCCGATAAGTTTGTGGAGGATAGTGAAGCGGATGAGGAAGCCGGTGAAATTACAGAGGGCGCCGGAGCCGCGATCATCTCCTCCATTCGGTTGACGATTCACGAAGGGAAGTTCCATCAAGTCAAACGGATGTTCCAGGCAGTTGGCGGTAAGGTGATCTATTTGAAGCGGGTTTCCATGGGGCCGCTTGTCCTTGATGAAGAATTGCCAATTGGCAGCTACAGGGAGCTGACGGAAGATGAGTTGCGCCAACTTCAACCTGAAGCGCTGAAGGAAGCCAAGCGGTAA
- a CDS encoding 6-phospho-beta-glucosidase, producing MAKSLKIAVIGGGSSYTPELVEGFIRYYEQLPVRELWLVDIEPGLWKLNIVGELAKRMVARSGLPIEIHLTTDRRRAIKDADFVSTQMRVGMLEARGQDEAIPLKYGVIGQETTGPGGMMKALRTIPVLLDICRDMEELAPNAWLLNFTNPAGMVTEAIHKHSSVKSIGLCNAPIGLLKWLAEKYSTPTDRIHAEFVGLNHLHWVSQVLVDGVDRLPELLSGDDSFAAKNVSGSDFDPEFIGGLQALPSYYLKYFYMTDAMLAEQQASFAQNGNRAEVVKRVEKELFELYSDPDLQEKPKQLEQRGGAYYSEAAVNLMRSLYNSTGDVQTLNVPNNGILGFLPDDACIEVNCVVTSAGPVPLQLTAIPEPSRGLIQAVKTYEALTIKAAVTGDRSLALQAMVHHPLVPSVSVAKALLEEMLEANRAYLPQFFRS from the coding sequence ATGGCAAAAAGCTTAAAAATCGCCGTTATCGGAGGCGGCTCCTCCTACACTCCAGAGCTGGTTGAAGGCTTCATCCGCTATTATGAACAGCTGCCTGTTCGTGAATTATGGCTCGTCGATATTGAGCCGGGGCTTTGGAAGCTTAACATCGTTGGTGAACTGGCCAAACGGATGGTGGCACGCTCCGGTTTACCAATCGAAATCCATCTGACGACCGACCGCCGCCGGGCAATCAAGGACGCGGACTTTGTCAGCACGCAAATGCGAGTTGGTATGCTTGAAGCGCGCGGGCAAGACGAGGCTATCCCGCTAAAATACGGAGTTATCGGCCAAGAGACGACAGGTCCGGGTGGCATGATGAAGGCGCTGCGCACTATCCCTGTGCTGCTCGACATTTGCCGTGACATGGAGGAACTGGCACCAAACGCTTGGCTGCTCAACTTTACTAATCCGGCGGGCATGGTTACCGAGGCGATCCACAAACATTCCTCCGTCAAAAGCATCGGCCTCTGCAACGCTCCTATCGGGCTGCTCAAATGGCTGGCTGAAAAATACAGCACGCCGACCGATCGCATCCACGCCGAATTCGTTGGCCTGAATCATCTGCATTGGGTCAGCCAAGTCCTCGTGGACGGCGTCGACCGTCTGCCGGAGCTGCTGTCTGGTGACGACAGCTTCGCGGCCAAAAACGTATCCGGCTCCGACTTTGACCCGGAATTTATAGGAGGACTGCAAGCGTTACCGTCCTATTATTTGAAATACTTTTACATGACGGATGCCATGCTCGCTGAACAGCAGGCTTCCTTCGCACAAAACGGCAACCGAGCCGAAGTTGTCAAACGTGTGGAAAAGGAACTGTTCGAGCTGTACAGCGATCCCGATCTTCAAGAGAAGCCGAAGCAGCTCGAACAGCGCGGCGGCGCTTATTATTCCGAGGCGGCTGTCAATCTGATGCGCTCTCTCTACAACAGCACTGGGGATGTGCAGACGCTCAATGTGCCAAACAACGGCATTCTCGGCTTCCTTCCGGATGATGCTTGCATCGAAGTCAACTGCGTCGTAACTTCGGCAGGTCCCGTTCCGCTGCAGCTTACAGCGATCCCAGAGCCATCGCGCGGGCTTATCCAAGCGGTCAAAACCTATGAAGCGCTGACAATTAAAGCCGCTGTGACCGGAGACCGCAGCCTTGCTTTACAAGCGATGGTCCATCATCCACTCGTTCCTTCCGTGAGTGTCGCCAAGGCGCTGCTGGAGGAAATGCTGGAGGCTAATCGAGCTTACTTACCGCAATTTTTCCGTTCCTGA
- a CDS encoding putative GTP pyrophosphokinase, which yields MDGRDWNLFLQPYEQAVEEMKVKFKTLRSELKVRESYAPIEFVTGRVKKISSVLDKARRLSVPMEQLETGIEDIAGIRIMCQFVDDITRVAAILRSRQDLKLVYEKDYVTNYKDSGYRSYHMIVEYPVQTALGFKKVLAEIQIRTLAMNFWATIEHSLNYKFKESLPDEVKLRLRKAAEAAFNLDNEMSSIRREILDAQIGFEEGSNIVGKVLSDIQDLYFYRRVREAVQFQLKFNELWEQGDTFGLKQLAGDIQVSLLKARRGAPQQGDGE from the coding sequence ATGGACGGCCGGGATTGGAATCTTTTTTTGCAGCCTTATGAACAGGCAGTTGAGGAAATGAAGGTCAAATTCAAGACGCTCCGCTCGGAGCTGAAGGTCAGGGAATCCTACGCTCCTATTGAGTTTGTAACCGGCAGAGTGAAGAAAATTTCCAGCGTTCTGGATAAGGCCAGACGGCTTAGCGTGCCGATGGAGCAGTTGGAAACCGGTATTGAGGACATCGCCGGAATTCGGATTATGTGCCAATTCGTGGATGATATTACACGCGTAGCAGCGATTCTTCGTTCCAGGCAGGATCTCAAGCTTGTATATGAGAAGGACTATGTAACGAATTATAAAGATAGCGGATACCGCAGCTACCATATGATTGTTGAATATCCCGTGCAGACGGCGCTTGGCTTCAAAAAGGTGCTGGCTGAAATCCAAATCCGCACGCTGGCCATGAACTTCTGGGCGACGATTGAGCATTCGCTCAATTACAAGTTCAAGGAAAGCTTGCCGGATGAGGTAAAACTTCGGCTACGTAAAGCGGCTGAGGCGGCATTTAATTTGGACAATGAGATGTCCAGCATTCGTCGGGAAATTTTGGACGCCCAAATCGGCTTTGAGGAAGGCTCCAATATTGTCGGCAAAGTGCTGAGCGATATACAGGACCTGTATTTCTACCGCAGAGTGCGGGAAGCTGTCCAGTTCCAGCTGAAGTTCAACGAACTATGGGAGCAGGGCGACACGTTCGGCTTGAAGCAGTTGGCCGGAGACATCCAAGTTTCATTGCTTAAGGCTCGCAGGGGCGCGCCTCAGCAAGGAGACGGGGAGTAG
- a CDS encoding conserved hypothetical tiny transmembrane protein: MSVQGNYGGVSSTAMILVLFILLVIITQVFYF, encoded by the coding sequence ATGTCAGTTCAAGGTAATTATGGAGGCGTCAGTAGCACAGCCATGATTCTCGTGCTGTTCATCTTGCTCGTCATCATTACTCAAGTTTTTTATTTCTAG
- a CDS encoding L,D-transpeptidase catalytic domain codes for MEGKNKRPKAAEQTAKPAANANGELKSLPDELGRREQRLGSDTGTTSAEMGEAANASVIAGPTEMLQEAALERRLDELKKYVTAHSHNKMAWFLLGKTYARLGKEAKANYCYLRSGPIYEAYENSPHPYENSLIPAEELLSSWNEEPRRGRLAIRIGLAVLAGLLLIPAASSAPGNQPVQEAATVKPGVKEPLPGAVDQQRENKSSALVHSTAMQGMVWVDGPAFVSGAVSAAESLRLTNKWNQVAALTLPRAGKHYRWELPAVGAASASRTERAGSYLLQEPVSQDMCNCESGLSESVDKVVKAERLLQEQRWSVISGIRSYYRINGKWPKSLADLTRPYPNNILAGKADGMEGLFAEMLATARGSEASKGGGTEAASQENEAAEKVQRGKLASAMSESFRIVVDVKTHRLALLSGSVVVRIYPVGLGGTKTPLGQYAISEKVRNPNGTTTGPFSSRGMTLSGTRYAIHATNDLDSISKDESLGCVRIGRQDAEELYDLVPIGTPVTIQAGGLEHLKPQEAPQGTTKSRYKVRPVSTEENPNKVYNWLL; via the coding sequence ATGGAGGGGAAGAACAAAAGGCCGAAAGCGGCGGAGCAGACCGCGAAGCCTGCTGCGAATGCGAATGGCGAGCTCAAGTCACTGCCGGATGAACTCGGCAGGAGGGAGCAACGACTGGGGAGCGACACTGGGACTACATCCGCCGAAATGGGTGAAGCCGCAAATGCGTCAGTCATTGCTGGGCCAACGGAAATGCTGCAAGAAGCGGCGTTGGAGCGCCGACTTGACGAGCTAAAAAAGTATGTGACGGCTCATTCACATAACAAGATGGCTTGGTTCCTGCTCGGTAAAACGTATGCACGTCTCGGCAAGGAAGCCAAGGCTAATTATTGTTATCTTCGATCCGGACCCATATATGAAGCATACGAAAACTCTCCTCACCCTTATGAGAACAGCTTGATCCCTGCTGAAGAGCTGCTTTCTTCCTGGAATGAAGAACCGCGCCGCGGCCGGTTAGCTATACGCATTGGACTTGCTGTTTTGGCTGGACTGCTGTTGATCCCTGCAGCTTCTTCCGCACCTGGAAATCAGCCCGTACAGGAAGCTGCAACAGTTAAGCCAGGTGTGAAGGAGCCGCTGCCTGGCGCGGTGGATCAACAACGGGAGAACAAGTCATCAGCTCTAGTCCACAGCACTGCCATGCAAGGTATGGTGTGGGTTGACGGCCCGGCTTTTGTATCAGGGGCTGTCTCGGCTGCAGAGTCACTTCGACTCACGAATAAATGGAATCAAGTGGCAGCTTTGACACTGCCACGTGCGGGTAAACATTATCGCTGGGAGCTTCCAGCGGTTGGAGCGGCATCAGCTTCCCGCACGGAACGGGCTGGATCGTATTTGCTGCAGGAGCCGGTTTCGCAGGATATGTGCAACTGCGAAAGCGGTCTTTCCGAGTCGGTGGATAAAGTTGTAAAGGCGGAAAGGCTCCTTCAGGAGCAGCGTTGGTCCGTCATTAGCGGAATTAGAAGTTATTACCGGATCAATGGGAAGTGGCCAAAGTCGCTCGCCGATCTGACGCGTCCGTACCCGAACAATATTCTTGCGGGTAAGGCAGACGGAATGGAGGGGCTCTTTGCGGAAATGCTGGCTACTGCTCGTGGCTCGGAGGCGAGTAAGGGAGGCGGAACGGAAGCGGCTTCGCAGGAGAATGAAGCAGCCGAGAAAGTGCAGCGTGGCAAACTTGCTTCTGCAATGTCAGAGAGCTTTCGTATTGTTGTCGACGTCAAAACGCATCGCTTGGCGCTGCTAAGCGGATCTGTTGTGGTGCGGATTTATCCGGTGGGACTTGGCGGAACCAAAACACCTCTCGGCCAATACGCAATTAGCGAGAAGGTCCGCAATCCTAACGGCACTACAACGGGGCCGTTCAGTAGTCGCGGCATGACTTTATCGGGTACAAGATATGCCATTCACGCTACCAATGATTTGGATTCCATAAGCAAGGATGAATCGCTTGGGTGCGTGAGAATAGGGCGTCAAGATGCAGAGGAGTTATACGATTTAGTGCCAATCGGTACGCCTGTCACCATCCAGGCTGGAGGTTTGGAGCATTTGAAACCACAGGAAGCACCGCAGGGCACAACGAAGAGCCGCTACAAAGTGCGGCCCGTATCGACTGAAGAGAATCCGAATAAAGTGTATAACTGGTTGTTATAA
- a CDS encoding transcriptional regulator, LacI family, with protein sequence MKPSIFDVANKSGLSVVTVSRVLNGSGNVREKNRLRVLAAMKELDYRPNAAAQSLAKGKTGVIGLLISTLHDSVFDAIVKEVHDELAEHGYFLALSVSPSDREPGSNFLMEKDRVDGIIILSPTWEDTLVPELQQKEIPYVIIDNQNPAYDKSAIEVGHYSGGYAAGQHLVELGHTSIAHLSGPAAYKSTIDRMNGFLKALADNGLDPLFIEEGPYSMETGYNAAKGWINEDRLPEAVFCGDDYIAVGVLNALQEAGLSVPRHLSLVGYDDQDLATLFRPTLTTVAQPVLPIARSAVKALLAQLEGKPSPEPVVLQPELIVRQSTALAKSFSKESPL encoded by the coding sequence TTGAAGCCGAGTATTTTTGATGTCGCCAACAAGTCCGGCTTGTCCGTTGTCACGGTATCCCGTGTGCTGAACGGCTCCGGCAATGTTCGAGAGAAGAATCGGCTAAGAGTGCTGGCAGCGATGAAAGAGCTCGATTACCGGCCCAATGCTGCGGCCCAGTCTCTTGCCAAAGGCAAAACCGGGGTTATCGGCCTGCTGATTTCGACGCTGCACGATTCCGTGTTTGACGCAATCGTCAAGGAAGTACATGACGAACTGGCCGAGCACGGCTATTTTCTCGCCTTGTCTGTATCCCCGAGCGATCGCGAGCCAGGCAGCAACTTTTTGATGGAGAAGGATCGAGTTGACGGCATCATCATCCTTTCCCCTACTTGGGAGGACACATTGGTCCCTGAGCTACAGCAAAAGGAAATTCCCTATGTCATCATCGACAATCAGAATCCAGCCTATGATAAGTCGGCGATTGAGGTCGGACATTACTCTGGCGGATACGCCGCAGGTCAGCATCTGGTCGAGCTCGGTCATACTTCCATCGCACATCTTAGCGGCCCCGCGGCCTACAAGAGCACGATCGATCGCATGAACGGCTTCCTGAAAGCTCTTGCCGATAATGGCCTTGATCCCCTGTTTATAGAAGAAGGCCCCTATTCAATGGAGACTGGTTATAACGCAGCAAAGGGATGGATTAACGAGGACAGACTTCCCGAAGCCGTCTTCTGCGGTGACGACTATATTGCAGTTGGCGTTTTGAATGCTCTACAAGAGGCTGGTCTGTCTGTGCCGCGCCATCTGTCGCTCGTCGGTTATGATGACCAAGACCTGGCTACCCTCTTCCGTCCGACGCTGACTACTGTCGCTCAGCCGGTACTGCCGATCGCGCGCAGCGCGGTAAAGGCACTGCTTGCACAATTAGAAGGAAAGCCATCTCCTGAGCCGGTCGTTCTACAACCGGAGCTTATCGTAAGGCAAAGCACAGCGCTGGCTAAATCCTTTTCAAAGGAGAGTCCACTATGA
- a CDS encoding ATP-dependent RNA helicase DeaD: MSSSFQALSIRSELVDLLIQEGIITPTPVQETAIPVLLKGKDAIVQAQTGTGKTLAFALPILEGIHSNKSYTQALILTPTRELAIQITGELSKLAPPLGVSVLAAYGGQDVESQIRKLKNAPHVIIATPGRLLDHLRRETVTLSSIRMLVLDEADQMLHMGFLKEVEAIIDQCSLKRQTMLFSATMPAPVKQLATRYMDSPEDIRIRSAAVTLDAIDQLVIDTTDRNKQALLLSLLDSENPYLAVVFCRTKLRAKKLTEALQEAGVPADELHGDLTQAKRETVMKRFRRAKLQVLVATDVAARGLDVEGVTHVFNYDAPTDGDSYIHRIGRTGRAGESGRAITLATQRDRMNLETIEQKIRAKLKHAPGSKFGVGHDSSEERSDSEARKPKRSGSKGAAGGGRGTRGGIRGGLGRETDRGGLAREADRSGGRERPAARGAASRSGGGAGARTAGAAASWSDEPRGSGGSRGGARSGGRDSGGFGSRGGSAAGGRSGGAERSGGRDSGGFGSRSGSAAGGRSGGAERSGGRDSGGFGSRGGSASAGRSGGAERSGGRDSGGFGPRSGSASAGRSGGVGRSSSPSSGRGSRPSQGGRSGGKSGGGQGRRTR; the protein is encoded by the coding sequence ATGTCATCATCATTCCAAGCCCTTAGCATCCGGAGCGAGCTCGTCGACCTGCTCATCCAGGAAGGCATTATTACGCCCACTCCGGTACAGGAGACTGCAATTCCCGTCCTGCTGAAGGGCAAGGACGCCATCGTTCAAGCGCAAACAGGCACCGGCAAGACGCTGGCCTTCGCGCTTCCAATTCTGGAGGGCATCCATTCCAATAAAAGCTACACTCAAGCGCTTATTTTGACGCCTACGCGTGAGCTGGCTATTCAGATTACCGGAGAATTGTCCAAGCTTGCTCCACCGCTCGGCGTCTCGGTGCTGGCCGCATACGGCGGTCAAGATGTAGAGTCACAAATCCGCAAGCTCAAAAATGCACCTCATGTTATTATCGCGACTCCAGGACGTCTGCTTGACCACCTGCGTCGGGAGACAGTAACGCTCAGCTCCATCCGCATGCTTGTGCTCGACGAAGCCGATCAGATGCTGCATATGGGCTTCTTGAAAGAAGTTGAAGCGATCATCGACCAATGCTCGCTCAAACGCCAAACGATGCTCTTCTCGGCGACAATGCCGGCTCCCGTCAAGCAGCTTGCAACTCGCTATATGGATTCCCCTGAGGACATCCGCATTCGTAGCGCTGCGGTAACGCTCGATGCGATCGACCAACTGGTCATCGATACGACAGACCGCAACAAACAAGCGCTGCTGCTCTCACTGCTTGATTCAGAAAATCCTTATTTGGCCGTTGTATTTTGCCGCACGAAGCTGCGGGCCAAAAAGCTGACCGAAGCGTTGCAAGAGGCTGGCGTTCCAGCGGACGAGCTGCATGGCGACCTCACGCAAGCCAAACGCGAGACGGTCATGAAGCGATTCCGCAGAGCCAAGCTGCAAGTGCTCGTAGCTACTGACGTTGCTGCTCGCGGTTTGGATGTTGAAGGCGTCACGCATGTATTCAATTATGATGCTCCTACCGATGGAGATTCGTATATCCACCGTATCGGCCGTACTGGCCGCGCCGGAGAATCGGGCAGAGCAATTACGCTTGCTACACAGCGCGACCGGATGAACCTTGAGACAATCGAGCAAAAAATCCGCGCCAAGCTGAAACATGCGCCAGGCTCCAAGTTTGGAGTCGGACACGACTCGTCCGAGGAGCGCTCGGACTCGGAAGCTCGCAAGCCGAAGCGCAGCGGCTCCAAAGGCGCCGCCGGCGGCGGCAGAGGTACGCGCGGTGGTATACGCGGCGGATTGGGCCGCGAGACTGATCGCGGCGGTTTGGCGCGCGAGGCTGACCGCTCCGGCGGGCGTGAGCGCCCAGCGGCACGCGGCGCAGCGAGCCGCTCCGGCGGCGGAGCTGGAGCGCGCACAGCGGGCGCAGCAGCCAGCTGGAGCGATGAGCCGCGCGGTAGCGGCGGCTCCCGCGGCGGCGCGCGCTCTGGCGGCCGCGACAGCGGCGGCTTCGGCTCGCGTGGCGGCTCTGCCGCTGGCGGCCGTTCCGGCGGCGCTGAGCGCTCCGGCGGCCGCGACAGCGGCGGCTTCGGCTCGCGTAGCGGCTCTGCCGCTGGCGGCCGTTCCGGCGGCGCTGAGCGCTCCGGCGGCCGCGACAGCGGCGGCTTCGGCTCGCGTGGCGGCTCTGCCTCAGCCGGCCGTTCCGGCGGCGCTGAGCGCTCCGGCGGTCGCGACAGCGGCGGCTTCGGCCCGCGTAGCGGCTCTGCCTCAGCCGGCCGTTCCGGCGGCGTTGGCCGCAGTAGCTCGCCGTCATCCGGGCGCGGCTCCAGACCTTCGCAAGGTGGCCGCTCCGGTGGCAAATCCGGCGGCGGTCAAGGTCGCCGCACCCGCTAA
- a CDS encoding 8-oxo-dGTP diphosphatase, whose protein sequence is MQGYNVLMIYNKDMDRLLMCKRLKNPYKGLSNLVGGKIDIGETGIEAAYRELFEEANIAKENITLHHLMDFKYYFQRCYVEVYVGKLKYDVVVSGDENELFWSDLNQDFFDMTLFAGEGNIGHMIEQVKMSKSILTDELLTQQ, encoded by the coding sequence ATGCAAGGATATAATGTGCTGATGATATACAATAAAGATATGGATCGGCTACTAATGTGCAAACGATTAAAGAACCCCTATAAAGGATTAAGTAATCTGGTTGGCGGTAAGATCGATATTGGTGAAACTGGAATAGAAGCTGCTTACAGAGAGCTTTTTGAAGAAGCAAATATTGCAAAAGAAAACATCACTTTGCATCACCTAATGGATTTTAAATACTATTTTCAACGTTGCTACGTTGAAGTTTATGTCGGCAAATTGAAATATGATGTAGTTGTATCAGGAGATGAAAATGAATTATTCTGGTCTGATTTGAATCAAGATTTTTTTGACATGACCTTATTTGCGGGTGAAGGTAATATTGGACATATGATTGAACAAGTAAAGATGAGCAAAAGTATTCTGACTGATGAACTTCTCACACAACAGTAA
- a CDS encoding ferredoxin, translated as MSKYSWVDKDTCIACGACGATAPDIYDYDDEGLAETIYDGDGNHGIKAIPEDLFDDLQDACDGCPTDSIKIADEPFNM; from the coding sequence ATGTCTAAATACTCATGGGTCGACAAAGATACTTGCATCGCATGCGGAGCTTGCGGCGCAACGGCTCCTGACATCTACGATTACGACGACGAGGGTCTTGCCGAAACAATCTACGACGGCGATGGCAACCACGGCATCAAAGCTATTCCGGAGGATCTGTTCGATGATCTGCAGGATGCTTGTGACGGGTGTCCGACGGACTCCATCAAGATCGCGGATGAACCGTTTAATATGTAA